Genomic segment of Fusobacterium simiae:
AAAATGTTACATTTCCAGTGTTAATAAACCCAGCTCCATTAATGTATATTCCATTAGGATTTGCAAGAATATAGTTAGCCCTTTTTCCTGCTATTTCTTGATAACCCTCTATTCTACTTTTGTTTACTCCTGAAACTTCATTTATTATTGTTGTTGCTTCTTTCTTGTTTTGTAAATTAGGGTTACCTAAAATTATTCCACCTAATTGAGAGTTTGTTAAATCTTTACTATTATTTAAAATAGCTCCTCTTTCATCTACATTGTAATCTTTGTAGATATTGTGAGAAACTCCATCTCGATTTGGTGCTTCTATATTTACTAATGGAACTCCATTAGCTGCTTTATCAACTTGTAAATTTTGACTTGCAGCACTGTCTGGAACTATTCCATCTGCAAGAGATATTGTTTGTAATATTAACATAAAAATTGCAACAATTCTTTTTAATCTTCCTTTCATCTTTTTCCCTCCTAAAATCTATATGTTAGAGTTGTATAAGCTACTGGCTTATTATTTCTAAAATATCTTGGTTTATCTATTGGCTTTGCTAAAGTAAAACTTCCTTCAAAACCTTTAAAATATGCTTTTATTCCAATTGCAACTCCTTGAAGTGTTTCTACCTTATCTTCATTTACTTTATTATTAAAAATTCTTCCATAGTCATAGGCGATATATGGTTCTAAAAATTGATTTCCTCTATATCCTATTTCATTTCTAATATAGAACCCTTTATCTCCCTGTGTTGATTCATCTTTAAATCCTCTTACACTTGTATCATCACCTATTCCTATTTTTTCTTGTGAATACAATATATCTTTTGAATACTGACCTTCAATATTTGCCTTATAGTAAAATTTATTTATTGGTCTATACCATGATATATTTATATTGTATT
This window contains:
- a CDS encoding ShlB/FhaC/HecB family hemolysin secretion/activation protein produces the protein SGLLSTNMGVSFGLKRFGANKDDQEWYRNEYTPKAQFRKYNINISWYRPINKFYYKANIEGQYSKDILYSQEKIGIGDDTSVRGFKDESTQGDKGFYIRNEIGYRGNQFLEPYIAYDYGRIFNNKVNEDKVETLQGVAIGIKAYFKGFEGSFTLAKPIDKPRYFRNNKPVAYTTLTYRF